A section of the Caballeronia sp. M1242 genome encodes:
- a CDS encoding glycosyltransferase, translated as MPLLTIITPCYKTVAYYLERLATSLWPVQSDVQWIVVNDSPEDTAIDAFAQRMASCFEHFEYVRHDRNRGIFAAYTSALVAASAPYAAILDHDDEVDLIPLVQFLKRHRDEYDLVFTDETKFSAETRERYWKPEFDGLSAMHYFYMHHITCFRTSICKEMILAEPDAEARYRSCFDIWLAFGYQRRFADRALKHAHLPYAAYGWRIHPASTAMNLGQKPKAEAERLEIAARLYEPLDAGAAISVDPVARYVVRYEHALSSSESQGELAALLSAHFDAGFAAPDGRRVDVASSVDPGLLNLLARVPVGLLAWHAGERCLVLPRTAVPETSELGRQVARHVRDVPFVAPATTLDGAALDAVFLRRPAVLVRKDSGFALDRSRLNVLVV; from the coding sequence ATGCCACTTCTCACCATCATCACGCCCTGTTACAAGACCGTCGCCTACTATCTGGAGCGTCTCGCGACTTCGCTGTGGCCGGTGCAGTCGGACGTGCAGTGGATCGTCGTCAACGACTCGCCGGAGGACACGGCCATCGATGCGTTCGCGCAACGCATGGCGTCGTGCTTCGAGCACTTCGAATACGTTCGCCATGACCGCAATCGCGGAATCTTCGCGGCTTATACATCCGCGCTCGTTGCCGCCAGCGCACCGTATGCGGCGATTCTGGATCACGATGACGAAGTCGATCTCATACCGCTCGTGCAATTCCTGAAGCGTCATCGCGACGAATACGATCTCGTCTTCACCGACGAAACCAAGTTCTCGGCCGAGACGCGAGAGCGTTACTGGAAGCCGGAATTCGACGGCCTCAGCGCGATGCATTACTTCTACATGCATCACATCACCTGTTTCCGCACGAGCATCTGCAAGGAGATGATCCTCGCGGAGCCCGACGCAGAGGCCCGCTATCGCAGCTGTTTCGACATCTGGCTTGCGTTCGGCTACCAGCGGCGCTTTGCCGACAGGGCGCTCAAGCATGCGCATCTGCCGTATGCGGCGTACGGATGGCGAATTCATCCCGCGAGCACTGCGATGAACCTGGGGCAAAAGCCCAAGGCGGAAGCCGAGCGGCTGGAAATCGCGGCCAGGCTCTACGAGCCGCTCGATGCCGGCGCGGCCATCTCGGTCGATCCCGTCGCGCGATATGTCGTGCGTTACGAGCATGCCCTTTCGTCGTCCGAGTCGCAGGGCGAACTTGCCGCACTCCTGTCTGCGCATTTCGATGCCGGATTCGCCGCGCCCGATGGCCGGCGTGTCGATGTGGCCTCGTCTGTCGATCCGGGCTTGCTGAATCTGCTCGCACGCGTCCCCGTCGGATTGCTCGCCTGGCATGCCGGCGAACGCTGTCTCGTTCTGCCGCGAACGGCTGTCCCTGAGACAAGCGAACTGGGAAGGCAAGTTGCGCGACATGTTCGCGACGTACCGTTCGTGGCGCCGGCAACGACGCTCGACGGCGCCGCGCTCGATGCCGTGTTTCTCCGGCGGCCGGCTGTTCTCGTGCGCAAAGACTCGGGATTTGCGCTGGATCGCTCCCGACTGAACGTCCTTGTTGTCTGA
- a CDS encoding glycoside hydrolase family 99-like domain-containing protein, which yields MTLLDASDGALLTEASRTTFGGVGETVVSVLLIHRQERQRVVESLLALKHATAGGAAAMQMNVIRVGEAEAWLETLSGLRLLRSPSEAEMLDTVRAAVQDLQGEFVLLTTDAVQAQAGAIDALVHRLRTESSAVAACGMIVCADATLVESGALWGPDGGLRRLGNGDDASDPSYAVSRRVPAATDLAVLVRRDALLRAAEVAHAQVHAASAVDALMRAFWQSDEAIVFEPLARFACPAMPAEPPRTVAIVGGKERSSDRVAREASDIRVLAFYLPQYHPIPENDEWWGKGFTEWTNVSKAKPNFDGHYQPHLPADLGFYDLRVPEVRQAQADLARGAVLAGFCYYYYWFSGRRLLERPLQEVLDTGKPSFPFCICWANENWTRRWDGLESSLLMGQSYTPEDEAALFRDWLPLLRDERYIRVNGKPLVLIYRISLLPEPRRAAATWRRMARDAGLGDVYLAYVQSFDSWARGEKPSDFDFDASVEFPPHGCGVPYTGEVEGLAPKFRGALFDYQATAEVCLAKTNPGYAMFRGTMPSWDNTARKQDTGHIFLGASPEAYEKWLDGALSYTDRFACGDERIVFVNAWNEWGEGNHLEPDMRYKHAYLDATRRAISRWTRRPA from the coding sequence TTGACGCTGCTCGACGCGAGCGACGGCGCCTTGCTGACGGAAGCCTCGCGAACGACATTCGGCGGCGTCGGCGAAACCGTCGTGTCCGTATTGCTGATCCATCGTCAGGAGCGTCAGCGCGTTGTCGAAAGCCTGCTCGCGCTGAAGCACGCGACCGCCGGCGGCGCCGCCGCGATGCAAATGAACGTCATACGCGTCGGCGAGGCCGAGGCCTGGCTGGAAACGCTGAGCGGCCTCCGGCTGCTACGCTCGCCGTCAGAAGCCGAGATGCTCGACACCGTGCGCGCAGCCGTCCAGGACCTGCAAGGCGAGTTTGTCCTGCTGACGACCGATGCCGTGCAGGCTCAGGCGGGCGCAATCGATGCGCTGGTGCATCGCTTGAGAACCGAGAGTAGTGCGGTGGCTGCCTGCGGCATGATCGTCTGCGCCGATGCGACGCTCGTCGAATCGGGCGCGCTGTGGGGTCCGGATGGCGGCCTTCGCCGCCTGGGCAATGGCGACGACGCGAGCGATCCGTCTTACGCCGTCAGCCGGCGCGTGCCCGCGGCGACGGACCTCGCGGTCCTGGTCCGCCGTGATGCGCTGCTGCGGGCCGCTGAAGTCGCGCACGCGCAGGTTCACGCTGCGTCCGCCGTCGACGCGCTCATGCGCGCCTTTTGGCAGAGCGACGAAGCGATCGTCTTCGAGCCGCTTGCACGCTTTGCCTGCCCTGCAATGCCGGCGGAGCCGCCCAGGACCGTGGCGATCGTTGGTGGGAAAGAGCGATCGTCCGACCGCGTGGCGCGAGAGGCGTCGGATATTCGCGTGCTCGCCTTCTATCTTCCGCAATATCATCCGATTCCCGAGAACGACGAGTGGTGGGGCAAAGGTTTCACCGAGTGGACCAATGTCTCGAAGGCCAAGCCGAACTTCGATGGTCATTATCAGCCGCACCTTCCGGCCGACCTCGGTTTTTATGATTTACGCGTCCCGGAAGTCCGGCAGGCGCAGGCGGATCTCGCGCGCGGGGCGGTGTTAGCCGGTTTTTGTTACTACTACTATTGGTTCAGCGGCCGCCGCCTTCTGGAGCGGCCCCTTCAGGAAGTGCTCGACACCGGCAAGCCTAGTTTTCCGTTCTGCATCTGCTGGGCGAACGAGAACTGGACGCGTCGCTGGGACGGGCTGGAGTCGTCGCTGCTCATGGGGCAGTCGTATACGCCGGAAGACGAAGCGGCGCTCTTTCGCGACTGGCTGCCGCTTCTGCGCGACGAACGGTATATCCGCGTCAACGGCAAGCCGCTCGTGCTCATTTATCGGATCTCTTTGCTTCCAGAGCCGCGCAGGGCGGCAGCCACGTGGCGACGCATGGCGCGAGACGCCGGTCTGGGCGACGTGTATCTGGCCTACGTGCAGTCGTTCGACAGTTGGGCACGCGGCGAAAAGCCGAGCGACTTCGACTTCGACGCCAGCGTGGAATTCCCTCCTCACGGTTGCGGCGTGCCGTACACAGGCGAAGTGGAAGGCCTCGCTCCGAAGTTCCGGGGCGCGCTGTTCGATTACCAGGCCACCGCCGAAGTCTGCCTTGCGAAGACCAATCCCGGTTACGCGATGTTTCGCGGCACGATGCCTTCATGGGACAACACGGCGCGCAAGCAGGACACGGGTCACATCTTTCTGGGCGCATCGCCGGAAGCGTATGAGAAGTGGCTGGACGGCGCGCTGTCGTACACCGACCGCTTCGCGTGCGGCGATGAGCGCATCGTCTTCGTCAACGCGTGGAACGAATGGGGCGAAGGCAATCACCTCGAGCCGGATATGCGCTACAAGCACGCATACCTCGACGCCACGCGCCGAGCCATATCGAGATGGACGCGCCGCCCGGCATGA
- a CDS encoding glycosyltransferase, translated as MYPTMTSYSPLVTVVLPVYNGQRFLRDTLESISAQQREDVEVVIVDDGSSDDSWDIISQWSSAQPFHVRTVRKPTNYGVCAALIDATSVARGRYIAQIGHDDVWLPGHLSGLVDALERHPDASAAFADIAYINAEGMPANVTIFNHALLRSNTHAELFAALLSGNFLCAPASMFRRDRFRQSFWGVSNERLQDFELWLNLLFEGRFVSSEASTCLYRVHANNLSSGSAMRRQSEYELLATLTRVLLSERFGRFYRSIELPDERLAFVDSAHARLINVTEYAPAIRSLHSMLLENLVALEDVWPARINALRAELALRLGMYRKYLAISKTYPAHYADSLPHIPYLVPVHDKVGSPYAALVEAGVFRDGRGVDVAGSGTVYFFACPEHEVEAHMKYPSFAEAVARRRLIVFGAEATQPVQSGFALGSNARVDHGLIDKIFRFFEEDHGSFQVHSEWRGAAAPLQKTMLRRLYHRTGGFVPERYRPAVAAGVRRLLRRR; from the coding sequence ATGTACCCAACCATGACTTCATATTCGCCACTCGTCACCGTTGTCCTGCCCGTCTACAACGGCCAGCGTTTTCTCCGGGACACGCTCGAGTCAATCAGCGCGCAGCAGCGGGAGGACGTCGAAGTCGTTATCGTGGATGACGGCTCGTCGGACGACAGCTGGGACATCATCAGCCAATGGAGCAGTGCGCAACCGTTTCATGTGCGCACCGTTCGCAAGCCGACGAACTACGGCGTCTGCGCCGCGCTGATCGACGCCACATCCGTCGCGCGCGGGCGTTACATTGCACAGATCGGGCACGACGACGTATGGCTGCCCGGCCATCTCTCCGGACTGGTCGACGCACTCGAACGCCATCCGGATGCCTCCGCGGCATTCGCGGATATCGCGTACATCAACGCGGAAGGCATGCCCGCCAATGTCACGATCTTCAATCACGCGCTGCTTCGGTCGAATACGCACGCCGAGCTGTTCGCGGCGTTGCTGAGCGGCAACTTTCTTTGTGCGCCCGCTTCGATGTTCAGGCGCGACCGTTTCAGGCAATCGTTCTGGGGTGTGTCGAACGAGCGTCTGCAGGACTTCGAATTATGGCTGAATCTTCTGTTCGAAGGCCGATTCGTCAGTTCGGAAGCGTCGACCTGTCTATACCGCGTGCATGCGAACAACCTGAGCAGCGGATCGGCCATGCGCCGCCAGAGCGAGTACGAACTGCTCGCCACGCTTACACGCGTGCTGTTGAGCGAGCGTTTCGGCCGCTTCTACCGGTCCATTGAGCTTCCCGATGAGCGGCTTGCATTCGTCGACAGTGCGCACGCTCGCTTGATCAATGTCACGGAATACGCACCTGCCATCCGGTCGCTGCACTCGATGCTGCTGGAAAATCTCGTAGCGCTCGAAGACGTGTGGCCGGCGCGCATCAACGCCTTGCGGGCCGAGCTCGCATTGCGGCTTGGCATGTATCGGAAATACCTGGCGATTTCCAAGACATATCCCGCCCATTATGCCGACTCGCTTCCGCATATTCCTTACCTGGTGCCCGTTCACGACAAGGTTGGGAGCCCTTACGCCGCGCTGGTCGAGGCGGGCGTCTTTCGCGACGGAAGGGGCGTGGACGTGGCGGGGTCGGGCACGGTCTATTTCTTCGCCTGTCCGGAGCACGAAGTAGAGGCACACATGAAGTACCCGTCTTTCGCTGAAGCCGTGGCGCGGCGCCGCCTGATCGTCTTCGGCGCGGAGGCGACGCAGCCGGTGCAGAGCGGCTTCGCGCTCGGGTCCAATGCCCGCGTCGATCATGGACTGATCGACAAGATCTTCCGCTTTTTCGAGGAGGATCATGGCTCGTTCCAGGTGCATTCGGAGTGGCGCGGCGCTGCTGCGCCGCTGCAAAAAACCATGTTGCGCCGGTTGTATCATCGTACCGGCGGTTTCGTTCCCGAACGATATCGGCCCGCCGTCGCGGCCGGGGTGCGCAGGCTTCTGCGCCGCCGCTAA
- a CDS encoding bifunctional 2-polyprenyl-6-hydroxyphenol methylase/3-demethylubiquinol 3-O-methyltransferase UbiG — MSFSLERSGYRFDAATRVWRRRGYEGIAYSDGDAVEERIGQIVAGAADVSLHSAELTTRISDWPSLYHLSSGRANVLRPFEAKLASRRVLEIGAGCGAISRYLGEAGADLLALEGSPRRAAIAASRSRDLPNVHVVTERFDDFRTDERFDVVTLIGVLEYASLFTPGSEPAVAMLRRVRDLLAPGGIVIVAIENQVGLKYFAGAPEDHVGVPMFGIEDRYGDVGPRTFGKGELTSVFQRAAFAAPNFLAPFPDYKFPVAVVSERGFSHPAFEASALAVQTVHQDPQLPTNLSFILQRAWPTLIRNGLGMDVANSFIVVASAEEAGQSLPKEALAYYYNTTRRAPFCKEVLFRAVGAEVVAESRALYVSTGSARHSGRYRFLLNETEAYAPGRLLADEFVSIISKDGWTPSEIGAFLRRYLDLAQRLVRERGHDCTLDSAHASVPGCFLDLIPQNIVLRHDGLARAIDLEWQTKDSIELGFLLFRAMLSLINRNFSFSPSSDAALLSRKQLFIDAARAAGMAISDEDFHRYAAEEGEFQSFATGRDVSEFLAGWADEGLPLASTAPARFTATVYYGHPDVGFSDSRTVAAQVSGGPETVRLTLPPDASSPSMLRIDPSDRPAWYQISSIEVLDDRGILRWTCALKDDLVLSPSVIPLRAAPGDAGLLIFASDNDPQMLPVMPADIASQVGAGWALEMRIRIVETHEIARRFGDSMAHWAGQVEQARAGVDRAAAEQLHTARALRDLSEQLAASQQRVLALEARLAASGIALDGGEGQ; from the coding sequence ATGTCATTTTCGCTGGAGCGAAGCGGATATCGGTTCGATGCCGCCACCCGGGTGTGGCGGCGACGGGGCTACGAAGGAATCGCCTATAGCGACGGCGATGCAGTCGAGGAGCGAATCGGGCAAATCGTGGCTGGCGCGGCCGACGTTTCGCTTCATTCCGCGGAGTTGACGACGCGCATCTCGGACTGGCCATCGCTCTACCATCTATCGAGCGGGCGAGCGAACGTGCTTCGTCCGTTCGAGGCGAAGCTCGCGTCGCGTCGCGTGCTCGAAATCGGCGCGGGTTGCGGTGCGATCAGCCGCTATCTGGGCGAAGCCGGCGCGGACTTGCTCGCGCTCGAAGGATCGCCCAGACGTGCCGCCATCGCTGCTTCGCGATCGCGCGATCTGCCGAACGTGCACGTAGTGACCGAACGTTTCGACGACTTCCGGACCGACGAGCGTTTCGACGTCGTCACGCTCATCGGCGTGCTGGAATATGCATCGCTCTTCACGCCGGGAAGCGAGCCCGCTGTCGCCATGCTGCGTCGCGTGCGGGACTTGCTCGCGCCGGGCGGCATCGTCATCGTCGCGATCGAGAATCAGGTCGGCCTGAAATATTTCGCCGGAGCGCCCGAGGATCACGTGGGAGTGCCGATGTTTGGCATCGAGGACCGCTACGGCGATGTCGGGCCCCGCACGTTCGGCAAGGGCGAACTGACGTCGGTGTTCCAGCGCGCTGCGTTCGCCGCGCCGAACTTTCTGGCGCCGTTCCCCGACTACAAGTTCCCGGTTGCGGTCGTGAGCGAGCGCGGTTTCTCGCATCCCGCTTTCGAAGCATCGGCGCTCGCCGTGCAGACGGTGCATCAAGACCCGCAACTGCCGACGAATCTGTCCTTTATCCTGCAACGCGCATGGCCGACCTTGATCCGCAACGGACTCGGCATGGACGTGGCGAACTCCTTCATCGTCGTGGCGAGCGCAGAGGAAGCCGGTCAGAGCTTGCCAAAGGAGGCGCTCGCTTACTACTACAACACGACGCGCCGCGCCCCGTTCTGCAAGGAGGTCCTCTTCCGGGCGGTCGGCGCAGAGGTCGTTGCCGAGTCGCGAGCCCTTTATGTGTCGACCGGTTCGGCCCGGCATTCGGGACGCTACCGTTTCCTGCTGAACGAAACCGAAGCGTATGCGCCTGGCCGCCTGCTCGCGGACGAGTTCGTCAGCATCATCTCGAAAGACGGTTGGACGCCGTCGGAGATCGGCGCATTCCTGCGGCGCTACCTAGACCTGGCGCAGCGGCTCGTACGTGAGCGAGGTCACGACTGCACGCTGGATTCTGCGCATGCTTCGGTGCCGGGCTGTTTCCTCGACCTCATTCCTCAAAACATCGTGCTGCGCCACGACGGTCTCGCGCGGGCAATCGACCTCGAATGGCAGACGAAGGACAGCATCGAATTAGGATTCCTTTTGTTCCGGGCGATGCTGTCATTGATCAATCGGAATTTCAGCTTCTCGCCGAGCAGCGATGCGGCGTTGCTGAGCCGAAAGCAGTTATTTATCGATGCGGCGCGCGCGGCCGGCATGGCGATTAGTGATGAAGACTTCCACCGCTACGCTGCGGAGGAGGGCGAATTCCAGAGCTTCGCGACGGGCCGGGACGTGTCCGAATTCCTGGCGGGTTGGGCGGACGAGGGCCTGCCGCTCGCGTCGACTGCACCGGCCCGGTTCACCGCGACCGTCTACTACGGACATCCGGATGTCGGTTTCTCGGACAGCCGCACAGTCGCCGCGCAAGTGAGCGGCGGGCCGGAGACCGTCCGACTGACGCTGCCGCCGGACGCGTCTTCGCCGAGCATGTTGCGCATCGACCCCTCCGACCGCCCCGCCTGGTATCAGATTTCGAGCATCGAGGTGCTGGATGACCGGGGCATTCTCCGCTGGACTTGCGCGCTGAAAGACGATCTCGTGCTTTCGCCGTCCGTCATCCCGTTGCGGGCCGCGCCGGGCGACGCGGGGTTGTTGATCTTCGCGAGCGACAACGATCCGCAGATGCTTCCCGTCATGCCGGCCGACATCGCCTCGCAGGTCGGCGCCGGGTGGGCGCTGGAAATGCGCATTCGTATCGTCGAGACGCACGAGATAGCGAGGCGGTTCGGCGACAGCATGGCGCACTGGGCGGGACAGGTCGAACAAGCGCGCGCGGGCGTTGATCGGGCCGCAGCGGAACAGTTGCACACTGCCCGGGCCCTGCGCGACCTGAGCGAGCAGCTTGCCGCGAGCCAGCAACGCGTGCTGGCGCTCGAAGCGCGCCTCGCCGCCAGTGGCATCGCGTTGGACGGAGGAGAGGGGCAGTGA
- a CDS encoding rhamnan synthesis F family protein, whose protein sequence is MDAPPGMNSMDRVSFHRLQSILRFQSRAWLRRVRATCGRTGMSRLASAVLTAVGSRALAAASEMRARTGSDEANAALKLLERLPLRTRDSLRSAFLAVRAGRRHPEYSDRLLPGMAPSEIRAIALYRWSATWDWQAVAAAGVRFVGHRQPRIPGKFGFYPKTDHDLAVRHARLASDYGIHAFCIPARSAAASDGVTAAELLRLLNDPDLTLRLCVLFDLAPDAASAAAWDEWRDVLTHPRYLQAAGGPLVLVTGSHVGTGARLSRAMLAEIGVADAHLVAVSAEPVADGGYDGIARLSLAPAAAPVQPVLLDAHFRGALSRYADDARWLLGDDHARPPFYPTVMAGMDDSPLVGERARICTDPTPSKYASALAAACARARSRTDRPSFVFLNAWNDWLRGAVLEPDADTGFAYLERTRRVLEQFSSGMPDGWRPDSREVAVIVHLHYTELWPEISGFLANVPAGFKLYVSVNLHAPAECETEILASFPHAVVERLENRGRDLYPFLHMLARARADGCRFVCKLHSKKSLHRVDGDVWRRDLFGKLLGSEPGPLRILHAMQSRPSVGMIGPEGHMVLSDRFRGSNDARVRELAASLGFDAADMRYRFAAGTMFWARMEALEPLLGLGLNRDSFDEENGQTDGTLAHALERLLPLSARRAGMSVIDTGEIAGGSHRAAAVSEDGAYRWAQSSRNT, encoded by the coding sequence ATGGACGCGCCGCCCGGCATGAACTCCATGGACCGCGTGAGCTTTCACCGTCTTCAGTCGATACTGCGCTTCCAGTCGCGCGCCTGGTTGCGGCGCGTTCGCGCGACGTGCGGCCGTACCGGGATGTCGCGCCTCGCGTCGGCCGTGTTGACCGCGGTGGGATCACGCGCCCTCGCGGCCGCGAGCGAAATGCGAGCACGTACCGGCTCGGATGAAGCCAACGCGGCGCTGAAGTTGCTGGAAAGGCTTCCCTTGCGGACACGCGACAGCCTGCGTTCGGCGTTTCTGGCGGTTCGTGCGGGACGGCGACATCCCGAATACAGCGACCGGCTTCTTCCCGGCATGGCACCGTCGGAGATAAGGGCCATCGCCCTCTACCGCTGGAGCGCCACCTGGGACTGGCAGGCCGTGGCGGCCGCCGGCGTGAGGTTCGTCGGACACAGACAACCTCGAATCCCCGGAAAGTTCGGCTTCTATCCGAAGACCGATCACGATCTCGCTGTTCGACACGCGCGGCTTGCGTCCGACTACGGCATCCACGCTTTCTGCATCCCCGCTCGGAGCGCCGCCGCCAGCGACGGTGTGACGGCGGCAGAACTGTTGCGGCTTCTGAACGACCCAGACTTGACGCTGCGCCTTTGCGTTCTCTTCGATCTTGCGCCCGACGCCGCTTCCGCTGCGGCCTGGGACGAGTGGCGCGATGTGCTGACGCATCCACGTTATCTTCAGGCGGCCGGCGGGCCTCTCGTCCTGGTCACGGGATCGCACGTTGGAACCGGCGCCCGGCTCTCCAGAGCGATGCTGGCGGAGATTGGCGTTGCCGACGCGCATCTGGTGGCGGTCTCGGCCGAGCCGGTTGCCGACGGAGGCTACGACGGCATCGCACGGCTTTCGCTTGCTCCTGCTGCCGCGCCCGTTCAGCCCGTGCTGCTCGATGCGCACTTCAGGGGCGCACTGTCCCGTTATGCCGACGACGCGAGATGGCTGCTCGGCGACGACCATGCGCGCCCACCGTTTTATCCGACGGTGATGGCCGGGATGGACGACAGCCCGCTTGTCGGCGAGCGGGCGCGAATCTGCACGGACCCGACTCCCTCGAAGTACGCGTCCGCGCTGGCGGCTGCATGCGCACGGGCAAGAAGCCGCACCGACCGACCGTCGTTTGTCTTTCTGAATGCCTGGAACGACTGGCTGCGCGGCGCAGTGCTCGAACCGGATGCCGATACGGGCTTCGCTTACCTTGAGCGAACGCGCCGAGTGCTCGAGCAATTCAGCTCAGGAATGCCGGACGGCTGGCGTCCAGACAGTCGCGAAGTCGCCGTGATCGTGCATTTGCACTATACGGAACTGTGGCCCGAAATCAGCGGGTTTCTCGCTAACGTGCCTGCTGGCTTCAAGTTGTATGTATCCGTCAATCTACACGCGCCAGCCGAGTGCGAGACCGAGATCCTCGCATCGTTCCCTCATGCGGTCGTCGAGCGGCTCGAGAATCGTGGACGGGACTTGTATCCGTTCCTGCACATGCTCGCCCGGGCACGCGCCGACGGATGCCGTTTTGTATGCAAGCTTCATTCGAAGAAGTCGCTGCACCGGGTCGACGGGGACGTGTGGCGGCGCGATCTTTTCGGCAAGCTGCTAGGCAGCGAGCCCGGGCCGCTGCGCATTCTTCATGCGATGCAGTCGCGACCGTCGGTGGGCATGATCGGTCCCGAAGGGCACATGGTCCTGTCGGACCGCTTCCGGGGTTCCAACGACGCACGCGTGCGCGAACTGGCGGCGTCGCTCGGATTCGACGCGGCGGACATGCGGTATCGTTTCGCGGCCGGCACCATGTTCTGGGCAAGAATGGAGGCGCTCGAACCGCTGCTCGGCCTCGGCCTGAACCGCGACTCGTTCGACGAGGAAAACGGTCAGACGGACGGCACGCTCGCACACGCGCTCGAGCGCCTGCTACCGCTCTCGGCGCGGCGCGCGGGAATGAGTGTCATCGACACCGGTGAGATCGCCGGCGGCAGTCATCGAGCTGCGGCCGTTTCCGAAGACGGCGCCTACCGGTGGGCACAGTCGTCGCGAAACACCTGA
- a CDS encoding ATP-grasp domain-containing protein produces MLVTAAGTATAVNVIKSLSALEGVRIVTTDSNPAQLIAAPTRWQTTHYQVPLASDVEAFVDALSRIAKQESVDAIYPIHDQEILAVAQFRSRFNDTVKTPALTAAAVQECNDKWKNFQKCRASGLPVPDTLLGSELTAQNFAAPMVRKPRRGVGSAGVRVVNAYDELRPDDLTEDVVFQSVCIKPEYTIDVLALDDYFGAVVRDRLETKAGVCVKARVFFDAELQALSQRVAAAFGLRGMFCFQVMTDPAGGYRIVDINPRCGGGTALTDACGYPIYATYFSDLLGLPIAAALKDQCRQRTEQGGSALVCRYYQEVVTFESAETAP; encoded by the coding sequence GTGCTGGTCACGGCCGCCGGAACCGCGACGGCCGTCAACGTCATCAAGAGCCTGAGTGCGCTCGAGGGCGTGCGTATCGTGACCACTGATTCGAACCCTGCACAATTGATCGCGGCGCCCACACGCTGGCAGACGACTCACTATCAGGTGCCCCTCGCCTCGGACGTCGAAGCGTTCGTCGATGCGCTCAGCCGCATCGCGAAGCAGGAAAGCGTCGATGCGATCTACCCGATTCACGATCAGGAGATTCTGGCCGTCGCGCAATTTCGCTCGCGTTTCAACGACACGGTGAAGACGCCGGCATTGACCGCCGCCGCAGTCCAGGAGTGCAACGACAAATGGAAGAATTTCCAGAAATGCCGTGCGTCCGGGTTACCCGTACCCGACACCCTGCTCGGAAGCGAGCTCACCGCGCAAAACTTTGCCGCGCCGATGGTGCGCAAGCCCCGCCGGGGTGTGGGCAGCGCGGGCGTGCGAGTCGTGAACGCGTATGACGAGCTTCGTCCGGACGATCTGACCGAGGACGTCGTCTTCCAGTCTGTTTGCATCAAACCCGAATATACGATTGACGTCCTCGCCCTTGACGACTACTTTGGCGCCGTGGTGCGGGACCGGCTCGAAACCAAGGCTGGCGTCTGCGTGAAGGCGCGCGTGTTCTTCGACGCGGAGTTGCAAGCCCTGAGTCAGCGGGTGGCGGCTGCGTTCGGCTTGCGCGGGATGTTCTGCTTCCAGGTCATGACCGACCCGGCTGGCGGATACCGCATCGTCGACATCAATCCACGGTGTGGCGGCGGCACCGCGCTCACGGACGCGTGCGGCTATCCGATCTATGCAACGTATTTCAGTGATCTGCTCGGCTTGCCAATAGCCGCCGCACTGAAAGACCAGTGCCGGCAACGCACGGAGCAAGGCGGTTCCGCGCTGGTATGCCGCTATTATCAGGAAGTCGTGACCTTCGAATCGGCGGAAACCGCGCCATGA